TCGGCGTCTTCCGGCTGAACGGTCAATTCCTCGCCGTGGCCGAGGAGCTGGCGCGGCCGGCTGGGCTCACCGCCGCCTGGTGGCAGGTGCTCGGCGCGGTGCTGCGGGAGCCGTTGCCGGTGTCCGGGATCGCGCGGGAGATGGGCATCACGCGGCAGAGCGTGCAGCGGATCGCCGATCTGCTGGTGGAGCGAGGGCTCGCCGAGTACCGGCCCAACCCCGCCCACCGCCGCGCCAAGCTCCTCGCGCCGACCGAGGAGGGGCTCGCGGCGGTCCGCCGGATCGACCCCGGGCACGCCGTCTTCGCCGACCGGCTCGCGGAGGCCTTCGGGGAAGACGAACTCATGGACGCCGTACGAACCCTGGAACGGCTGTCGAAGGTCCTGGAGCAAGTGGGCCTCCCTGTTACGGAACCTTGAAGCGCTCTCCCGCCTGGGCAGGCGCAGCAGCAGCGTTGAGGGGCGAGCAATGGGCTTCAGTGCCCGCCTCTTGGTACATGGCTCACGGTCTGTGCCACTGTTCGCCCATGACCAGCGACTACGACCGCGTCCGCACCGGTATCGAGTTCATGACCGCCTACGTCTCCGGGAACGACCTCCTCGGCGCCTACCTGGCTGAGCGGCGACGTGAAGACCCCGCCGCAGCCGAGAACTTGATGGACGGCACAGCGGCCCTGTGCGCGGCGCTGCTGCGGACGTTGGCGCGGATGACGGGGAAGACCGAGCACCAGATTCTGCAAGAGCTGGCCCGGGGCACTCACCGGCACGAGCAGCGGTCCGACGAGTGACCCGGAGCCCCGTCAGAGCCAGAGTGACCAGACGACAAGCGTCGCTTCGAGGGGCGGAGTGCAGCCCTCCGAGGCCCGTAGACTCCTTCGGTCTGTGCACAGCGCGTATGGGGGGAGGGCGGCGCGGCGATGGAGGAACTGAGGGCCGGGGATCCACCGCGGATCGGGGCGTACCGGCTGCTGGCGCGGCTGGGTGCGGGCGGGATGGGGCAGGTGTATGTGGCCCGGTCCGACCGGGGGCGGACCGTCGCGGTCAAGCTGGTGCGGGAGGAGCTGGCCGCGCAGGAGGAGTTCCGGGCGCGGTTCCGGCAGGAGGTGCAGGCCGCGCGGCAGGTCGGTGGGGACTGGACCGCGCCGGTGCTGGACGCCGACACCGAGGCCGCCGTGCCCTGGGTGGCCACCGGGTATGTCGCCGGGCCCAGCCTTCAGCAGGTCGTCGGCCGTGATCATGGGGCGCTGCCCGAGCGGTCCGTGCGCATCCTCGCGGCCGGGCTCGCGTATGCGCTCAAGGACATTCACGCGGCCGGGATCATCCACCGGGATCTGAAGCCGTCCAATGTGCTGGTCACCATCGACGGGCCTCGGGTCATCGACTTCGGGATCGCCCGTGCCCTGGAGACCGTGACCGACGGCGGACTCACCCGCACCGGCGCGCTCGTCGGCTCGCCCGGCTTCATGGCGCCCGAGCAGGTGCGCGGTGACCGGATCACCCCGGCGTGCGATGTGTTCTGCCTCGGCTCCGTCCTCGCCTACGCCGCCACCGGCAACCTCCCCTTCGGCGCCGCGGGCAGCGGGGTCCACGCCCTGATGTTCCGCATCGCCCAGGAGGAACCCGACCTGGAGGGCGTACCGGAGGGGGTCGCCGACCTCGTACGGCATTGTCTGCTCAAGGATCCGGCGGCGCGGCCGACGCTCGACGAGATCCTGGAGCGTACGGGCGCCGACGCGACCGTCTCGGACGGGCGCTCGCGGGATCCGTGGCTGCCCGGCGCGCTGGTGGCCCAACTCGGGCGGCACGCCGTGCAGTTGCTGGAGACGGAGGATCCGGAAGCTGTTGAAGCGTCCCCCGAGCATGCGCCGGCCGCGGACGACGACGCTCCTACGGCCGTACAGGCGCCGCCTCCGCCCGGACAGCCGGGTGGCGGTGCCCCCTTGAACCATCTGCCCACCATGGTCTCGGGCCAGGGCCCCCAGGCCCCGCCGCCCGCCCCCGCGCCGCACCCGGCGTACGGCTATCCCCAGCAGCACCCGCAGCCCGCGGGGTACGGGTACCCGCAGCAGCCGGGGGCCGGGGCGCCGCCGTACGG
This genomic window from Streptomyces sp. DG2A-72 contains:
- a CDS encoding MarR family winged helix-turn-helix transcriptional regulator, whose product is MSRQELLSRSALGVFRLNGQFLAVAEELARPAGLTAAWWQVLGAVLREPLPVSGIAREMGITRQSVQRIADLLVERGLAEYRPNPAHRRAKLLAPTEEGLAAVRRIDPGHAVFADRLAEAFGEDELMDAVRTLERLSKVLEQVGLPVTEP
- a CDS encoding serine/threonine-protein kinase, whose product is MEELRAGDPPRIGAYRLLARLGAGGMGQVYVARSDRGRTVAVKLVREELAAQEEFRARFRQEVQAARQVGGDWTAPVLDADTEAAVPWVATGYVAGPSLQQVVGRDHGALPERSVRILAAGLAYALKDIHAAGIIHRDLKPSNVLVTIDGPRVIDFGIARALETVTDGGLTRTGALVGSPGFMAPEQVRGDRITPACDVFCLGSVLAYAATGNLPFGAAGSGVHALMFRIAQEEPDLEGVPEGVADLVRHCLLKDPAARPTLDEILERTGADATVSDGRSRDPWLPGALVAQLGRHAVQLLETEDPEAVEASPEHAPAADDDAPTAVQAPPPPGQPGGGAPLNHLPTMVSGQGPQAPPPAPAPHPAYGYPQQHPQPAGYGYPQQPGAGAPPYGQQYNPYGSLGATPPYGPGAPQEPPGRSGRSTVLLVVIALVVALAAGGSVYALMNGTGDDKSDGKSTASPSAGASATSGPTTAPESPPAPSAPADGAIPTAFLGTWSATIDNDAGNHSRRLTLQQGEVGDTVLSLVADGPDYHCVFQAQLAEEPGADGPLKIGPSTVTVGEPASSCTPGAATELTLLPDGRLERVNASSGEKLAYTRQ